A single Lolium perenne isolate Kyuss_39 chromosome 6, Kyuss_2.0, whole genome shotgun sequence DNA region contains:
- the LOC127307052 gene encoding wall-associated receptor kinase 5 has protein sequence MILALLIAVLVWWAGPPPAAAAGTAMQPGEACLRRCGDIDIPYPFGVGSGCHLETGDWTFSLSCNRTSDGRQRLYNYQIEVVDMSVRHGQLRIYSLINPWCYNSTTGAMNGQNNWWYDMSITNFRINDALNRFTVVGCNSLAYIRSLNDTTDLYMTGCMAMCPGVGRLENGSCAGVGCCQTAIPSGLNGYQISFEEKFNTSGTSSFSPCSYAVLLEAAAFDFRTTYITTDEFMAANGNQVPLVLDWAIGNKTCQEAKRNASAYACVSGNSECVDSKYGRGKGYLCNCSAGYDGNPYLLNGCQDINECQDKSSRYPCSVPGSCVNTIGGFNCVCPDETSGNAYNGTCERRKSQLGWEIAIGVSGGVIVLIITASCVYMIYAKRRLAKIKSEYFKQHGGHTLFDEMRSRQGLSFKLFTQEELEEATGRFDERHVIGKGANGTVYKGTTMDGCVVAIKKCRLASERQKKEFGKEMLIVSQINHRYIVKLYGCCLEVEVPMLVYKYIPNGTLYRLIHGRRDGPRIPFTARLKIAHQTAEALSYLHSWASPPIIHGDVKTSNILLDEDYMAKVSDFGASTLAPTDEAQFVTFVQGTCGYLDPEYMRTCKLTDKSDVYSFGVVLLELLTCRKALNLEELEAEKYLSSQFLLVLGENRLEEMLDPQIKSEQSIEVLEQAAELARQCLEMLGEKRPTMREVAEELDRLSKLAQHPWGPPDSGELVGLLRSSPSPTTYSGHSRLELGSSTRNVSFGDTAYIGIQSPR, from the exons ATGATTCTCGCGTTGCTGATCGCGGTTCTAGTATGGTGGGCTGGTccgccgccggcagcagccgcggGGACGGCGATGCAGCCGGGGGAGGCGTGCCTGCGGCGCTGCGGCGACATCGACATCCCCTACCCGTTCGGCGTGGGCAGCGGGTGCCACCTCGAGACGGGGGACTGGACTTTCTCCCTCAGCTGCAACCGCACCTCCGACGGGCGGCAGCGGCTGTACAACTACCAGATCGAGGTGGTGGACATGTCGGTGCGGCACGGGCAGCTGCGCATCTACAGCCTCATCAACCCGTGGTGCTACAACTCCACCACGGGCGCCATGAACGGACAGAACAACTGGTGGTACGACATGTCCATCACCAACTTCCGCATCAACGACGCGCTGAACCGCTTCACCGTCGTCGGCTGCAACTCGCTCGCCTACATCCGCTCCCTCAACGACACCACCGACCTCTACATGACGGGGTGCATGGCCATGTGCCCCGGCGTGGGCAGGCTGGAGAACGGCTCGTGCGCCGGGGTGGGCTGCTGCCAGACGGCCATCCCGTCGGGCCTCAACGGGTACCAGATCTCCTTCGAGGAGAAGTTCAACACCTCCGGGACGTCCAGCTTCAGCCCCTGCAGCTACGCCGTGCTGCTCGAGGCAGCCGCTTTCGACTTCCGCACCACCTACATCACCACCGATGAGTTCATGGCGGCCAACGGCAACCAGGTGCCGCTCGTGCTCGACTGGGCCATCGGGAACAAGACGTGCCAGGAGGCCAAGCGCAACGCGTCGGCCTACGCCTGCGTCAGCGGGAACAGCGAGTGCGTCGACTCCAAGTACGGTCGAGGCAAGGGCTACCTCTGCAACTGCTCCGCCGGCTACGACGGCAATCCCTATCTCCTCAACGGCTGCCAAG ATATCAACGAGTGCCAAGACAAAAGTTCGAGGTACCCTTGCTCTGTTCCTGGTTCTTGCGTTAACACTATCGGAGGATTCAACTGTGTTTGCCCTGACGAGACTTCAGGCAACGCATACAACGGAACATGCGAGCGAAGAAAATCCCAGCTTGGATGGGAGATCGCCATTG GAGTCAGTGGCGGCGTGATCGTACTGATAATCACCGCCTCCTGCGTGTACATGATCTACGCGAAACGGAGGCTCGCCAAGATCAAGAGCGAGTACTTCAAGCAGCACGGGGGCCACACGCTGTTCGACGAGATGAGGTCGAGGCAGGGgctgtccttcaagctcttcaCCCAGGAGGAGCTGGAAGAGGCGACGGGAAGGTTCGACGAGCGCCACGTGATTGGCAAGGGCGCCAACGGCACCGTGTACAAGGGCACCACCATGGACGGCTGCGTCGTCGCCATCAAGAAGTGCCGGCTTGCCAGCGAGAGGCAGAAGAAGGAGTTCGGCAAGGAGATGCTCATCGTCTCCCAGATCAACCACCGCTACATCGTCAAGCTCTACGGCTGCTGCCTGGAGGTGGAGGTCCCCATGCTCGTCTACAAGTACATCCCCAACGGCACCCTGTACCGGCTCATCCACGGCAGGCGCGACGGCCCACGCATCCCCTTCACGGCGCGTCTCAAGATCGCCCACCAGACCGCCGAGGCGCTCTCCTACCTCCACTCGTGGGCTTCGCCGCCCATCATCCACGGAGACGTCAAGACCTCCAACATACTCCTCGACGAGGACTACATGGCCAAGGTCTCCGACTTTGGAGCCTCCACACTGGCGCCCACAGACGAGGCCCAGTTCGTGACGTTCGTGCAGGGCACCTGCGGGTACCTAGACCCGGAGTACATGAGGACGTGCAAGCTGACGGATAAGAGCGACGTGTACAGCTTCGGTGTCGTCCTGCTGGAGCTGCTGACCTGCAGGAAGGCGCTCAACCTGGAGGAGCTCGAGGCGGAGAAGTACCTCTCGTCGCAGTTCCTGCTGGTCCTAGGGGAGAACAGGCTGGAGGAGATGCTAGACCCCCAGATCAAGAGCGAGCAGAGCATCGAGGTGCTCGAGCAGGCCGCGGAGCTGGCGAGGCAGTGCTTGGAGATGCTGGGCGAGAAAAGGCCGACGATGCGGGAGGTCGCGGAGGAGCTTGACAGGCTGAGCAAGCTGGCGCAACATCCATGGGGGCCGCCGGATTCTGGGGAGCTAGTTGGGTTGCTCCGTAGCTCACCCTCACCGACCACGTACTCTGGCCACTCTAGACTAGAGCTTGGTAGCAGCACTAGAAACGTTAGTTTCGGTGACACTGCATACATAGGAATTCAGTCTCCGCGTTGA